The genomic DNA agtggtgtgcgctgtgcccgtctccggagtctgaccagtagaccgcctcgtttccctctctttcggagtcgtttttttgggtcgctgcataggatccactccgttgtcctgtttgtaaggcagaacacaggatccgcgtcgcgaaaaacatattcttggtcgtactgatggtgagttgatgctgatcttatattcagtagttcttctcgactgtatgtaatgaaacctaagatgacctggggtactaatgtaagaaataacacgtaaaaaaacaaaaaactgcatagtttcctaggaacgcgaagcgaggcggccatctctgtcggcgccggaagtagataccacatgaggggcccccgtgtttaggatcagcgtggcagatgtgttgttgcctacgcttaccacctgggggcggcccttcaggaagtccaggatccagttgcagaaggaggtgtttattctcagggtccttatcttagtgatgagcgttgagggcactatggtgttgaacgctgaactgttgtcaatgaatagcattctcacataggtgttccttttgtccaggtgggaaatggcGGTGttgagtgcaattgagattgcatcatctgtggatctgtttgggcggtattcaaattggagtgggtcatgggtttctgggatgatggtgttgatgtgagccatgaccagcctttcaaagcacttcatggctacagacgtcggtagtcatttaggcaggttaccttggtgttcttgggcacagggactatggttgtctgcttggAACATGTACAGTATTGTGCAGAAGTTTTAGGCTGGTGTGAAAAAATGCTGTAAAGTAAGAATGCTTTCAGAAATAGACATGTTAATAGATTATATTTATAAATTAACTAAATGCAAAGTGAGTGAACAGaataatttgttttgttttgttgtgagTACCCTTTGCCTTCAAACAGCATAAATACTTCTAGGTACACTTGCAGAAAGTCAGGGATTTTGTAGGCATATAGTCAGGTGTATAATTAAACAATTATTACCAAACAGGTGCTAATGATCATCAATTAAATATGTAGGTTGAAACACAATCattaactgaaacagaaacagctgTGTAGGAGGAATACAACTGGGTGAGGAACAgccaaactcagcaaaaaaggtgAGGTTGGTGAAGACAGTATACTGTCAGAAGTCATACACCATGGCAAGACTGAGCACAGCAACAAGACACAAGGTAGTTATACTGCATCAGCAAGGTGTCTCCCAGGAAGAAATTTCAAGGCAAACGGGTTTCCAGATGTGCTGTCCAAGCTCTTTTGAAGAAGCACAAAAAAACGAGCAACGTTGAGGACCGTAGACGCGGTCGGCCAAGGAGACTTACTGCAGCAGATGAAAGACACATCATGCTTACTTCCCCTCGCAATCGGAAGATGTCCAGCAGTGCCATCAGCTCAGAATTGACAGGAAACAGTTGGACCCTGGTACACCCATCTACTGTCCTGAGAAGTCTGGTCAGAAGTGGCCTTCATGGAAGACTTGCAGCCAAAAAGCCATACCTCCGACGTGGAAACATGGCCAAGCGACTCAACTATGCACGAAAAAACACAGGAACTGGGGTGCAGAAAAATGGCAGCAGGTGCTCTGAActgatgagtcaaaatgtgaAATAGGGCTGAAGAGCGGTACACAAATGACTGTCTGCAGGCAACAGTGAAGCAGGGTGAAGGTTCCTTGCAAGTTTGGGGCTGCATTTCTGCAAATGGAGTTGGGGATTTTGTCAGAATGAATGGTCTCCTCAATGCTGAGAAGTACAGGGAGATACTTATCCACCATGCAATACCATCAAGGAGGCATCCGGTTGGCTCCAAATTTATTCTGCATCATGACAACGACCCCAAACATACAGCGAAATTCATTAAGAACTATCTTCAGCGTAAAGAAGAACAAGGAGTCCTGGAAGGGATGGTATGGCCCCCACAGAGCCTTGATCTCAACATCATCGAGTATGTCTGGGattacatgaagagagagaagaaccTGAGGCTGCCTTAATCCACAGAAGATCTGTGGTTAGTTCTCCATGATGTTTGGGCCAACCTACCTGCCGAGTTCCTTCAAAAACTGTGTGCAAGTGTACCTAGAAGAATTTATGCTGTTTTGAATgcaaagggtggtcacaccaaatattgatttgatGTGGAATTTTTTTCTGATCACTCACTTTGCATTTTGTTAATTGATAAATATAAACATTTAACATGTCTATTTTTGAAAGCATTCTTACTTTACAGCATTTTTTCACACCTGCCTAAAACTTTTGCACAGTACTGTAGGTATTACagccagggacaggttgaaaatgtcagtgaagacacttgccagttggtcagtgcatgctcagagtacacgtcctggtaatcctttaggctctgcggccttgtgaatgttgacctgtttaaaggtcttactcacatcggctacggcgggcgtgatcacacagtgttccagaacagctggtgctctcatgcatgcttcataAACGTCACTTAGCTCATTTGATAGgcttgtcactgggcagctcacggctgggcttccctttgtgttctgtaatagtttgcaagccctgccacatccgacgagcatcaatGGTTAATCTGAGGGcaaagcgggatttcttataagcgtctgggttagagtcccgctccttgaatgcggcagctctaccctttagctttagtgcagatgttgcctgtaatccatggcttctggttggggtatgtacgtacggtcactgtgggtacaacgtcatcgatgcacttattgataaagccagtgactgatgtggtatactcctcaatgccatcggatgagtcCCGGAACCTATTCCAGGatctgctagcaaaacagtcctgtagcttagcatctgcatcatctgacctTGAATCATTATCATGAATTAAGTCATAAGTTATaatggcaaatccttttcaatccttgccatatgaagagaaattatagataaaaacttatcggtgctcatcggccattaaacataaacattacacaacaagttggaaatcgcaaatttaacaatgagtggtttgaaaGGAATCAGTGGGTAattgcaagcgttgcaaagcaatctctagcctgctattcagtggagtgggtatgtggtccaagtctgggtttaagggtcttttttccaagcttaaaatgataaacattcacatcaacaccatgggccagaaaaggttgaataaagCACGAGTTAATGAGTTGTTTACATCTTTGTTAATTTACCGTAAAACCGGTTTTATTCAGTGTGGAAGGGCTCCCTGTTTGAAAGGGGAAACTCTTTGGATGCACCACCGGTGAGCACCACAGTTATTAAGTCAGCTCGACGACAGGGAATAAGACAGCTAGCCGTTTCTACACCAGGGAAAATGCAGGACAGATGTGAATGGGGTTGATTTGGATCAAATTAGTTCAGTAAAAGAGGTGAATTTGGGTTTTGCATATTGCAGTGAATTTTCTAGTGTCAAAGGCTCAACACTATAGGCTAAGATAATGTAGGTGCAAGCATGTAAATATAATAACGGAGCTATAACGGTTCTTTTAGGGTATTATTAGTCTTAAAGGTTGAATACaatggccatgctgtcaatccagcatgacttctgccgcattcaaaacaactggaaactctgaaCTGGGAAATCTTTGATTTCAGTGAGttaaagacaactgggaactctgaaaaaaaaacaagctctgactgggaaaatacgttatgaacggtcatccaactcggattAGCAAAttgggaactcaggcctctttcttgATCCAGCCTGAAGaccactgacgtcatgattcaaccttgttttttttggagatcccagttgtcttgaaagtatcataaatccagagaatgccagaaatttgcccacaaggaccgccgcaccaccttcctgttcaagtgagcacagcacaacaagttgAGTCCAAAAATgccttgtatgctgctgcataaatggtGTAATacgccagggagatatgtatactgtagctaagaaagtaatactaagtgtatattgtgtagtaagctgtaagtagcccatgtgcctcaccctaataatttggtccctttcccccctcATAagttagcctactgttctgacttggtggtgcacatgtagcctgttttagagaaatgtagtcATAGAATATtctaagagctttcattgtctgcttatctGCTCcctttatcctacagttctgactttgTGCACAGGGAGAATAccgtaagaacggcccatgttctgaattatttTGCtgcacatttcaaaagtgctgagcAAATAGTTATGGACTATGTCCGCCCTAGCTCACTaattgtcttaatcaaaattacggattgcctctcaCCTCATCGTCccattatgccatagtttgtacatttcaattgtcagtagaaaccacatttgtttcagcaagtcagccatatcagctatatatttttgttaaggcagtaaatgaggggGAATTAACTGTTTCACTGACAGACAAGGcttcgctgatagccaggtgtagcagtggtaagatttCCCTCcttggtgctgaaaagaaagctctgctgttgggacagctttatgtaggtcctaacagtttgtgggcaccgtttgtcaccgttatagtgcaatgcATGTATCGTTTAGtattgtggctttgctggcatgcacctAAACATTTTTGAGGGAGTTTGccccaagatttacatgctaaaactGCCACTGAGCCTACTTGAATTCAGAGTGCCAAGTTCAAGTACTTAAGCACCTCAGCATGGCTGACAAGTAGCTTCAAAGTCTCTGACTAGCCAATAAATAGCATGAGCAATCCagagtttatatatatacacacatcatTGTTCACAACCGCAAAAATCTTTCGGTGTTAAGATTACTTCCGGGAGGTTGAGTCGTTCATAACTTTAATCGAATTACCTTTTGCAGAGCTGAATGATTGAACAATGGTATAGCCTATATTTCATTACATCTGTACAGGAAtgcattgtaaatacattttacatCTAGCTCATTGTTTGCATAGTAAGACAAAATCgtttttaaaaaatgaagacACCATATCAAAAAATGAAGACACCATATCATGTGCAGACGACAAGTCTTATCTTTTTAATATTTAGCATAAAGGCACTATAGTATAAGGATTCAACTTATCCTGTAGCATATATGCAATTGGATAAGAAAATAATGTATAGTAAATAATGTATTACATACAGTATCATATTACAAATTCAATTAAAAATTCAGACCCGTTCAGTCTTCCGTGGCATTAGTTTTGCATCTGAGCTAACATTCACTCCTTTGCACTCTTCAGCTGCTGTAGATGCTGAATCAGTTCCTGGGGCAGACCCAGTTCAGACACTATGTCCATGCAACACTGTAGAAGTTGCTCAAGACTTTCCCCTGTAATGGCAAAGGGGTCTGTGGGCAGTGTGAAGCTCAAACGGGGCTTTTGTGGCAAGATGGGACCAATGTCCATATCACTGTCTTTCCTACAGCCGCCTGAGACTTTGCTGCATCCCCCGCCTGCACAGCAGCCCGACTCAACCTCTACAACCCCCAGATCCTCCATGTTCTCCGAGACGTCACTGACACTGGGTACGGGGTTCTCCAAAGCCGTCTTCATTGCCTCCATGAGAGAGTCCTCATGCTTTACAACCCGCTGTAGGAGGTCAGTCACTGAGGCAGGGGTGGGGGTGTCTGGTCTCTGGAGCTGGCACCAGCACTGTATAGCACTGTGTAGAGAGATACAAAGGGCCAACAGAATCAGAGACaatgggagagagaacagagtgggaCAGGCATGGGTCATGCACAACAAAGAGGACAGCAATAATGTAGCCAGCACAAAGAGTCATATGGTCACATCATGGAAAGAAAGCTACCTTATTATTCCTTTCAGCTGCCCAATGGCCCTGGTGCTTGCAGCTCCTTCTCTGTATCCCATGTTGAAACCAAGCTGGAGTGACGCTTCTTTTCCATGGTCGATGCCATCAACATAGCCGTCCTGACAGAGAACCACAGAACAGCATAACGTTCGTCACATTGTTTCTAGAGAGGGTGCTGTGGGTTACAATGCAGCCAGTTGTATTTACATTAGCTGCCTACAATGCCCACATTGTGTGCTGGGTGACGCTAGAAGCAGGGCGAAACACTTCGAGGTTTTGTTTCAACCTGGTAGTTAATTGCATTCTCCTGGTTTCCCATGTCTGAATTACCCTTATTAGAAGGAGAGGACCATGAAAACGAGAAATGTTTCGCCCCTACAGGTCTGACATTGAACAGCCCTGTGCTACAGAGAAGTGAACATTCTAGCTATAACTGGCTGATAAACCAAATAATTGTGAACAAGTCCAATAAACCAACGCAATATGTAAAATATTAGGGGGAAAAAATACGAAAAATGAACATGTAGCTAGCTATGACAGCTAGCTAGGTGGAAACATGATTGATAAACATCCATGCATTTACCTTCACACGTTTCTTCATATTGTACTTCCATTCTTTGTCCTGTAAATTAATATCATCCGCATCCTCGTCAAATACGTCCTcgccactgtactgtacagacttAACCCAAGACATCGTGgactttaaaaataaatgtttgccCCTACAAGCTTGAACGTTTAGTAACATAGTTTGACTGCAAGTCACGTGGGCCAGCAAAGTTAACGACGTCATCACAATGCGCGTTGAGGTTTTTTCTTCTTTGGATGGCAATGTATACCCAAAGAGACGAGTGCATACATTCTGCCATCTACTGCGGTGAAGTAAAATTACACACTCGTCTCCAGATGAGGTTTTATTTAGACTGTAGATGGCGCTAAACCCATACAGGTCTACAGAGCTGCTAAAAAATATGAAGGCCTACTGTACCACTGTTTGTCATCTACATTTGTTCACTCTATCCCACATTTTTTTAACAAGTAAAACGAATTATATGAAAATATTTATGAGGATGTAGTTCATAAACATCCAAGGAGTAGGTCTATTTCAAAGTCAAGATAGCCTACACAGAAATGCAAATGGGCTTTACTGTAGCCTACATCAAAATGAATTGCACTACAGATAGTATTTTATGCATTTTAATGATTGGTATTATCAATAACCTTTCCATCTACTacccatcccaaataaaatgcgcACTATTCATATCTGGGAAATAAATATCTGATAACCTTGTTCTAGTCACTAGTGAAAATAGAAATACAGAGTATTCTCTTTAAAGCCTCTGTGGACACTGACAGTCTCTTATTCCTTCCTCTAAGCACTTCAGCCCATCTCTTTGGGATCTTTGCCTGACTGCGGACAGTCCTAATTCATTAAAGCTCCTTGAAACTGAGAGAGGGatgttaatatttaatcattGAATTACTGGCACAATGGAGGAACACCAGAACAAAAATAATGGCAATACCTTACACTTTCCGACTACTTTGTGTGCAAGAAATGTTTCTGTCTATTTACAGAGTTTTGGAGCCCAGATATTTATCCATTAAGAGAGTTGCAAAATGTCTTTTGGGAGCTGGTGTACACGCAGAGTAAACATATTTTGAAAATGGACTACTCTCTCCCATAGCATTTCATTCATGATGCCGGAAATGTTGATACTTTTACTTTGGCAGCTTCAGTACCTAACCCACATCCTTGATTGTTCTAGCAAAATGAGTTTTAGGAATTATGATGGATTACTTTGTGTAACTGAGTAGTGACCAAATGAATGTTTATTTTCAATAAGTCTTCACATTTTGTTCAAGTAAATGTCACAGGGCTGAGATTGAATATCAAATGTAGACCGTCTTGTTGTGGTATTAGAGGTCTGTACCGTATGATCTATTTACACAATACACCCGCAAACAACTTTTGTCCAGCTTGACTGCATCTGTCGTTGATGTCACTGCTCAGACGCTCTTTGCTATCTCCTGTTGAAGTTTCAAAGAGGAAAATATGTTATTTGTGACGACAAACACATTACTTGCTCATCAATATTGCATTTCCCCCCTTCTTGCTGTTGAGAGAAGAAAAAAGTCCCTGCTTTATTTTAAGATTTCCCATTCTTCATGCCATGCTTTATGGAAAACACAGGAGAGATAGAATGTGGTGGACAAATGCATTTCACCTAGGTAAGAATGCATTTGCAGGAGCTGGACAACAATGGCCTTGAGAATACTCAGAGGCCACGGTGGGTTTGTCTTTGCTTTGGAAATGGAGTCAGTCCGTGGGCCTCATTCACAGCAGCAGCCACACCTTCAGTCCCTCTACACAGAAAGCAGAACAACCAGCCAGGGCAATCGCCTGACACATTTCCATCCAATTTCCACTGCAGAATGTGTTCATTTTCGGCCTAATGGCATGTCATTCTGCTGGAGCCTTTGGTCAAGAATTAATCCTGGAATCAAAACAGATTTTCCGGAGAGCAATCTTCCATCAAGTATTGATTTTTTTACACTCACGGAGCCTGTACTCCCTAATTTAACCTGACAGCCGGCAGCACAATGGACTGGGAGCACCTTGGCATCTCACAGAGGGaactctccacctcctcctctctctcgttctcactctctttctctctccctccctccttctttatCTCCGTCTCCCTCTTTCAAAAAGTGAAAGAAAGGTGGGGAAAAAAGAATCAGGGGATGTAAAGCTTCCTTCTCCCCGTTTTTACCTCTAATTATGTTTTCAAGTATAGTGCAACTCTGCAAGGTATGAGgctgagagagaaaaggggagagagtcTTCTGGGGCCATCAGGTATCATTATGGGCCTGTTGACATCTCTCTGTTTTTGAGTGATTCTCATCTGTGATTTCCCCCCAGCCATTTTCCTGAGATGTGCGTGGAGGGTCTCATCATGGCCCCATAAAGAAGGCCAAAGTGTCCTCACTGGGCCCCCACTAATAAGACAGCAAAGATGCAGCCAACCATACCACTCACTCCTCTATCcatatctcctctctcactcactgccTTTTGCTTtgtgctctctgtctctttgtctcaaAGTACACTATAGGTGGttcagggagagagtgagaggcggATGAAGAGGTGGATGTTGTCCTTACAAACATCTCATCAGAGGAACAGTTATCTTCCAGACTACCAAACATCCGAAAGAAGGGATCTCTGACCCTTCAAGACTCCTGTGATCCATGTACAAAAATATACAGCACTCTCTCAGATGGCACCACTCCACTTAGAATAAAACCCAGTCGTCTTGTTTTGACCTTTTTTTGGATTATATAAATCTGAAGGAAATGGACAGCACAACGATTTTCCACAATGATCAGGATAGCTATGCTGTCTGTATAATGAAATATAGCAGTGACTATGGCTAGAGACCCGGTTTGGGTCCATTCATTTCAACTCATAAATTGAAAGTCAATCCATGGGCAATCCTCCTATTTATAAAGCCAATTCCTTATTGCGTTAACTTGAGGTGGAATTGACCCTGGAAGAGATAATCAGACCTATAGATTTTCACCCTGACAACAATAATTAGGTAAAGCAGATGGTGTTTGccattagattttttttacatcATGTTCTGAACATTACAGCAATGTAAATATCTCTGTTGAATTCATTCAAAACGATTGAATTTATCATTTCCACAACACACAAGAATGATAGAGAAAAAAATGAAGTCAAATCAACTCCCTTGGAGAAGTGGGACACATGAAACACTGGGCGTAACCCTGAGTCCTGATGGAAAACAGAAGGCATCACAAAGTGAGAAGATGCATTCACACAGTCAGTGTAGACAAGACAGTGTGGAAAGTTTAATGGGCTGTGGGCAATGCAATCTGCTGCTCCAGTCAGGGTGCCAGCCATCTCCATAAAAACCTTGGCTATTAACTCTTCAACCTTCAAATGCCTCAAATTGTGTCATGGCTAATAATGGTGGGAAAACCTCCAGAACAACACCAAAAGCAACAAGGGATCATATGCATGGACAACTTGGATTGCATGAGGATTGGTAATTGTACCCCCAGAGGCATCCTGGtgtgcagagcagagcagcataGTGGGAGACTCCTCAGCGGCTTGGGGGCTGAGCAGTGAGAGGAGCAACATCTCAACCTTGAGGAGAAAGTGAAAACAAGGAAGCAGAGGGCTGCCGGTAGTGAGGGATACACCGACAGTTCATTTACTGAGAACATCAGCCCAGTGCACATTGTCGGAAAGATAAGGAAAGTGAATGCCTCATGCCTGATGGAAAACAAAGGGGGCAATTTAAAACCATCTGCATCCAACACAtgcaccctcctcctccacctttaTCTTTCTGTGTCCTGACTGATATTGAAACATAATCCATTTGGACTGCCGACATGTCATAATATTTTCTTCTAACCCTCTTTCCCTTCCAGGACAATTTCAGTTGGCGTCTAGTTGAACAGGAATGTGCTATAAGTCAGTCGGTTGACTTTTGCAGAGAGATGATCTTTTTTCTATTCAGACTGTCATAGATCAACCCAGAGAGATTCTCTTGTTTGAAAGACTATATATACGTTCTGTAGCCAAAATCCAAATAGAATTGTCTAATTTGCCAACAGCACATAAAGAAGTGACAATTGTCCCCCTCTAATTTAATTGAGATAGGGCACTTGTTCTTGTCTATAGctgttctgtactttgtcatgCATTTGTACGTTTTATATGGAACCCAGCAAGAGTATCTGCTGCATGTTCAGAAGCTAATGGTGATCTTAATCAACTAAACTAAAGTAAACTGCAAAGAACACGGACATGTTTATGATTATTATTAGGGGTCATggatattgtcacaccctgaccttagtattctttgttttccttgtgattttggttaggtcagggtgtgacatgggtgatgtatgtgtttgtcttgtctaggggttttgtatgtttatgaggctaggtaaataggtaaattgtatgtctatgtttgcctagattggttctcaattagaggcagctgtct from Oncorhynchus clarkii lewisi isolate Uvic-CL-2024 chromosome 15, UVic_Ocla_1.0, whole genome shotgun sequence includes the following:
- the LOC139366765 gene encoding OTU deubiquitinase with linear linkage specificity a codes for the protein MLLNVQACRGKHLFLKSTMSWVKSVQYSGEDVFDEDADDINLQDKEWKYNMKKRVKDGYVDGIDHGKEASLQLGFNMGYREGAASTRAIGQLKGIISAIQCWCQLQRPDTPTPASVTDLLQRVVKHEDSLMEAMKTALENPVPSVSDVSENMEDLGVVEVESGCCAGGGCSKVSGGCRKDSDMDIGPILPQKPRLSFTLPTDPFAITGESLEQLLQCCMDIVSELGLPQELIQHLQQLKSAKE